Genomic window (Rathayibacter sp. VKM Ac-2760):
TCTCGCCGGTGAGTCCGCGGGCGCCGCGGAGCAGGGAGCCGCCGAGCACGATCCCGCCACCGAGCCGTTCGCCGGAGAGGAGGGCGAGGTAGTCGTCGCAGCCGATCGCCGCGCCCCGCCAGCCCTCGGCCAGCGCGGCGAGATTGGCGTCGTTGTCGACCACGGGCGACCAGCCGCGATCGGAGTAGCGGTCGACGAGTCCGGGGTTCATCGCGCCCCAGAAGCCGTTGTCACCGGTGGGGGAGTGGCCGAGCGCGTCGACGGGCGCCGGGACGCCGAGTGTCAGCGCGAGCACCTCGTTGTCGGTCACTCCGGCGAGGAGGAGCGCGCGGTCGAGGACCCGGTCGATGTCGGCGACCCTGCGCTCGTGCGGGAGGTCCTCGACGCGCTCGTGATCGACCGGCTCGACGTGCCGGACGAGCGTCTCGCCGAGCAGATCGGCGACGAAGACGGCGACGCTGTGCTGACCGGCGTCCACGCCGACGACGACGCCGGCGCGGCGGCGGAGCGCGTAGCGGCGGGCGGGGCGGCCCTTGACGTAGTCGCCGGCCGCGCGCTGGTTCTCCAGCTCCTCGAGCCAGCCGAGCTCGATCAGGTCGTCGCAGACGGCGATGACGGTGGAGCGGGTGAGGCCGGTGCGCTCGATCAGGGCCGAGGCGGTCATCGCCTCGCCGGTCCAGGCGCGCTCGAGCACATCGAGCGCGCTGCGCCGGCGCTGGAACGAGCCGGTGCTCACGGCGGACCTGCTCTCGGACATCTTCCCCACGCTCCCCTTGACCTCGGCCGGATCGGCTGCAACAGTACATCGCGTACTAGATCTACTTCCTAGATTTAGTCGTTGAAGCAACTTGT
Coding sequences:
- a CDS encoding ROK family protein produces the protein MSESRSAVSTGSFQRRRSALDVLERAWTGEAMTASALIERTGLTRSTVIAVCDDLIELGWLEELENQRAAGDYVKGRPARRYALRRRAGVVVGVDAGQHSVAVFVADLLGETLVRHVEPVDHERVEDLPHERRVADIDRVLDRALLLAGVTDNEVLALTLGVPAPVDALGHSPTGDNGFWGAMNPGLVDRYSDRGWSPVVDNDANLAALAEGWRGAAIGCDDYLALLSGERLGGGIVLGGSLLRGARGLTGEMRYLDLVEGVGSAEGIAALARTWAREALAAQGRPLSLLDRVARPGAAEVLAAAEAGDPLAAAVVARLVDRLTAIAATAANLLDVSLIVVGGALAASAGPLLEAVAERLVGEVHAPTPRIVPSTLGDQAVALGAVRSGLGRVRADPLALELPSRPVETAALA